A region of Drosophila suzukii chromosome 2L, CBGP_Dsuzu_IsoJpt1.0, whole genome shotgun sequence DNA encodes the following proteins:
- the Myo28B1 gene encoding myosin-VIIa isoform X2 — protein sequence MDAGYSPRKGEYVWVKPQNTTSEFAVPFGARIVRTEKTQTLVCDDQNKQFWVPAGDVLKAMHITSQEGVEDMITLGDLQEYTILRNLQHRYAKQLIYTYTGSMLVAINPYQILPIYTNREIQLYRNKSLAELPPHIFAISDNAFQRLQRLKENQCVVISGESGAGKTESTKLILQYLAAISGKHSWIEQQILEANPIMEAFGNAKTVRNDNSSRFGKYIEIRFTPEGAIQGARIQQYLLEKSRIVFQSRDERNYHIFYCMLAGLWGPERERLKLQEQSPSEYHYLAQGGCFTLPGKEDAKDFADIRAAMKVLSFKPEEVWSILSLLAAILHLGNLRFTATEVANLEAAEIDDTPNLQRVAQLLGIPTAPLNAALTQRTIFVHGEHVTTSLSKEAALEGRDAFVKSLYDGIFVRIVRRINETINKQVDRPMNSIGVLDIFGFENFDNNSFEQLCINYANENLQQFFVGHIFKMEQDEYQNEHINWQHIEFQDNQQILDLIGMKPMNLMSLIDEESKFPKGTDQTLLEKLHVQHGNRSIYVKGKTTQTSLFGIRHYAGVVMYNPLGFLEKNRDSFSSDLRTLVQRSANKYLVDIFPHEMPMDTAKKQPTLCVKFRNSLDMLMRTLSQAHPYFIRCIKPNEFKEPKNFDKELCVRQLRYSGMMETARIRRAGYPIRHAYRAFVERYRLLVPPVGPLENCDCRKVAREICEAALAADSDRQYGKTKLFLRDEDDASLELQRSQVMLKSIVTIQRGIRRVLFRRYMKRYREAIITVQRYWRGRLQRRKYQIMRQGFHRLGACIAAQQLTTKFTMIRCRTIKLQALSRGYLVRKDFKQKLLEKRQQQQLKKEELRKLAKIKEAEELLRLKQLKEQKEKEQKELEEKRLKEEQRLKAEAATRNALAMAAVQQPMRTRSLKKEAPKAPTLQARMSLPPAPTTLIAAPPLATRPASAATRINTIPESPGTIDVESSKQMVDDVFRFLNDEPDAALRKLNNISSGDTIRLPKPVPSNIDTSDFSYLKYAATYFCGGATPQHERNPLKKSLLKHELPVDEMASKAIWLTILRFMGDMMDIPTSPSFHSYDNESLMSDLSSLLNSSGSYKPRLFVRQTQRRPVKFMGKEQKEAEEFYQHWLNIPSSHLDKLHFIIGHGILKENLRDEILAQICKQLYLNPRRSSYSRGWLLLSLCLSCFAPSSDFEPHLRSFMKQGTAQLQAAPSLQRLERTLLNGPRCQPPSLFEIQAIRGRQPLKLDIHLMDGHQRRLQVDAASTAREAVHQLCQGLGLTDTFGFGLVMSLNGKLMPLGAGQEHILDAISECEQRQLVVPWKLYLRKEMFATWYDPSVDPKATQLIYKQILNGLKCGEYRCRSEKDIAMVCALACFIEHGPGEILRLKPSEITAFVPSDLLAPGERAIENWSRLIAVTYEKSSYVREEHEDLLLEAQKRAKEDICLFAHLTWPMRHSRLFEVVRKEGPKLQSDELMLGINSTGLFLIDETEQVLASCSFGELLKVNLEGNDELHVMTFQHVNFVLQCSTAQDANEVIKYMLDNLRQRSSYGVALDQVAEGDQEDFLALSPGDLIEFEAGVTGAQLLKGNPQDCYRGCVNGHWGQFAAGNVRILATLTKPSEKLQDILKEGRFEEPPKPTPRANHLRRRQHNISQLAETQFREPLDSDKASLSKFSPEPLKAPLLKAVVKVPPLFQQALVIHHHILKYMGDIARNNLPVNTDLIFQPALQHPLLCDELYCQLMKQLTDNPSIESEKRGWDLLYLATGLVAPSVLVMRELIILLRMRADALADACLKRLKRSLAQGQRKQAPHLIEVEGIQQRCLHIYHKIYFPDDTVEAFEIESHTRGAELIADIAHRLELKSAVGYSIFLKTGDRVYAMPEEDFVFDFITQLIYWLRQQKTVRSISDGHYQLHFMRKLWLKNLPGKDPNGDVIFSYPQELHKYLKGYYPIDCEQASLLAGLLYSADHDVSLQRLPEVLPRLVPEDLIPLQTVAEWRQQILPKLHRDHLTEDDAKLLFLQELSHFSCFGSTFFVVKQQNDDTLPETLLVAINSSGFHLLDPQTKETLRSYEYSQLGIWSSGKNHFHIRFGNMIGASKLLCSTTQGYKMDDLLASYVRYFNENV from the exons GGCGAGTATGTGTGGGTAAAGCCGCAGAATACAACCAGTGAATTTGCCGTGCCATTTGGGGCTCGCATTGTGCGAACGGAGAAAACGCAGACCCTAGTTTGCGATGATCAGAACAAGCAGTTCTGGGTGCCAGCAGGAGATGTCCTGAAGGCCATGCATATTACCTCGCAGGAGGGTGTGGAGGATATGATCACATTGGGAGACTTACAGGAGTATACCATACTGAGGAACCTGCAGCATCGCTATGCCAAGCAGTTAATTTAT ACGTATACTGGTTCTATGTTGGTGGCCATCAATCCCTACCAGATTCTGCCCATCTACACGAATCGCGAAATTCAGCTGTACAGGAACAAGTCCCTAGCTGAACTACCTCCTCACATTTTCGCCATTAGCGACAATGCCTTTCAAAGACTGCAAAGACTTAAGGAAAATCAATGTGTGGTTATTAGTGGGGAATCGGGTGCCGGAAAGACAGAGAGCACCAAATTGATACTGCAGTACCTGGCCGCAATTAGTGGTAAACACTCTTGGATTGAGCAGCAAATTTTAGAGGCCAATCCCATTATGGAGGCCTTTGGAAATGCCAAGACTGTGCGGAATGACAACTCCTCGAGATTCGGAAAGTACATCGAGATTAGATTTACACCAGAGGGCGCCATTCAGGGAGCGAGAATCCAGCAATATCTTCTGGAAAAATCCCGAATTGTTTTCCAGAGTCGTGATGAACGCAATTATCACATTTTCTACTGCATGCTGGCGGGACTTTGGGGTCCAGAAAGAGAACGTCTTAAGCTACAGGAACAGTCCCCCAGTGAATATCATTATTTGGCCCAAGGAGGATGCTTCACTTTGCCCGGAAAGGAAGATGCTAAGGATTTTGCCGATATTCGGGCAGCCATGAAGGTTCTTTCATTTAAGCCTGAAGAAGTGTGGAGTATTCTAAGCCTACTGGCGGCCATCCTGCACCTGGGTAACCTGAGATTCACGGCCACGGAGGTGGCCAACTTGGAAGCAGCTGAGATAGACGACACACCAAATCTGCAGAGAGTGGCTCAGTTATTGGGAATACCCACCGCTCCCCTAAATGCTGCTCTCACCCAAAGAACGATCTTTGTGCATGGTGAACATGTGACCACCAGTTTGTCCAAGGAAGCTGCTCTCGAAGGACGTGATGCTTTCGTAAAGTCCCTATACGATGGCATTTTTGTGCGAATTGTGCGAAGAATCAATGAGACTATAAACAAGCAAGTAGATCGGCCCATGAATAGCATAGGAGTTCTGGATATCTTTGGATTCGAGAACTTCGACAACAACAGCTTTGAGCAACTGTGCATCAACTATGCCAATGAAAATCTTCAGCAGTTTTTCGTGGGACACATCTTCAAG ATGGAGCAGGATGAGTACCAGAACGAGCACATCAACTGGCAGCACATTGAGTTCCAGGATAATCAGCAAATTCTTGACCTGATTGGCATGAAACCCATGAATTTGATGTCTCTGATTGACGAGGAGTCCAAGTTTCCCAAGGGAACTGATCAAACTCTGCTCGAAAAGCTTCATGTCCAGCATGGTAACAGGTCCATTTACGTTAAGGGAAAAACCACCCAGACATCGCTTTTTGGTATCCGTCATTATGCCGGCGTGGTAATGTACAATCCGTTGGGCTTCCTCGAAAAGAATCGCGATTCTTTCAGTAGTGATCTGAGGACTCTGGTTCAGAGATCCGCGAATAAGTATCTGGTTGATATATTCCCACACGAAATGCCCATGGATACGGCCAAGAAGCAGCCCACTTTGTGCGTGAAATTCAGGAACTCTCTGGACATGCTGATGCGCACTTTGTCGCAGGCACATCCCTACTTTATACGATGCATCAAACCAAATGAATTCAAGGAACCAAAG AACTTCGATAAGGAGCTGTGTGTGCGACAACTGCGCTACTCCGGAATGATGGAAACCGCTCGCATTCGAAGGGCGGGCTACCCGATCCGCCACGCCTACCGTGCCTTCGTGGAGAGATACCGGCTACTGGTGCCACCTGTTGGACCTCTGGAAAATTGTGACTGCCGGAAGGTGGCAAGGGAGATTTGCGAGGCTGCTCTAGCCGCCGATTCCGATCGCCAGTACGGAAAAACCAAGCTTTTCCTGAGGGACGAGGATGATGCCAGTCTAGAACTGCAAAGGTCTCAGGTGATGCTCAAGAGCATTGTGACCATTCAGCGAGGTATCAGAAGGGTTCTATTCCGACGCTACATGAAGAGGTATCGGGAGGCCATCATTACGGTTCAGAGATATTGGCGGGGCCGCCTGCAACGTCGTAAGTACCAGATAATGCGGCAGGGATTCCATCGGTTGGGAGCCTGTATAGCAGCTCAGCAGTTGACCACCAAGTTCACGATGATCCGATGCCGAACTATAAAGCTGCAGGCCTTGAGTCGGGGTTATCTGGTACGCAAGGACTTCAAGCAGAAGTTGCTGGAGAAAcgacaacagcagcaactgAAGAAGGAGGAGCTACGCAAGCTGGCCAAGATTAAGGAGGCCGAGGAGCTGCTGCGATTGAAGCAACTAAAGGAGCAGAAGGAGAAGGAGCAAAAGGAACTGGAGGAGAAGCGATTGAAGGAGGAGCAGAGACTCAAGGCGGAGGCAGCCACCCGAAATGCCCTGGCCATGGCTGCAGTGCAGCAACCGATGAGAACCAGGTCACTAAAGAAAGAGGCTCCTAAAGCTCCCACCCTCCAGGCCCGTATGTCCCTGCCACCAGCACCCACCACCCTGATAGCAGCCCCTCCACTGGCAACCCGACCCGCCAGTGCCGCCACCCGAATAAACACCATACCCGAGAGCCCAGGAACCATCGATGTGGAGTCCTCCAAACAGATGGTGGACGACGTGTTCCGGTTCCTTAATGATGAGCCCGAT GCTGCCTTGAGGAAACTTAATAACATTTCTTCTGGCGATACAATACGCCTACCTAAGCCAGTACCAAGTAATATCGACACCTCAGACTTTAGCTATTTAAAGTATGCGGCGACTTACTTCTGCGGTGGAGCCACTCCCCAGCATGAAAGAAATCCCCTGAAAAAATCCCTATTAAAGCATGAGCTTCCTGTAGATGAGATGGCCTCTAAA GCCATTTGGTTGACTATCCTTCGCTTTATGGGCGATATGATGGATATCCCTACCTCGCCTTCTTTTCACTCGTACGATAATGAAAGTCTTATGAGTGACTTGTCAAGCCTCCTAAATTCCTCTGGCTCTTATAAACCCCGATTATTTGTGCGTCAAACACAAAGACGTCCCGTAAAATTTATGGGAAAAGAGCAGAAGGAAGCCGAGGAATTCTACCAGCACTGGCTCAACATTCCCAGTAGTCACCTTGACAAACTGCATTTTATTATAGGGCACGGCATACTTAAGGAAAACTTAAG AGATGAAATCCTTGCTCAAATCTGCAAGCAGCTATATCTTAACCCTAGGAGGAGTTCCTATTCCCGTGGATGGTTGCTACTTTCACTTTGCTTGAGCTGTTTTGCACCCAGCAGCGATTTTGAGCCACACTTGCGTAGTTTTATGAAGCAGGGAACTGCCCAACTGCAGGCCGCTCCTTCCCTGCAGCGTTTGGAGAGAACTTTGTTGAATGGACCCCGCTGTCAGCCTCCAAGCCTTTTTGAAATTCAAGCCATCCGTGGTCGTCAGCCCCTCAAGTTGGACATTCACCTGATGGATGGTCATCAGAGAAGGTTGCAGGTGGATGCGGCCAGCACAGCTCGAGAGGCAGTGCATCAACTGTGTCAGGGTTTGGGACTGACCGATACTTTTGGGTTTGGACTGGTGATGTCATTGAACGGGAAGCTAATGCCACTCGGAGCTGGACAGGAGCATATACTAGATGCCATTTCGGAGTGTGAGCAACGTCAGCTGGTTGTCCCTTGGAAGCTCTATCTCCGCAAGGAAATGTTTGCCACCTGGTATGATCCATCGGTGGATCCTAAGGCCACTCAGCTCATCTACAAGCAAATCCTGAATGGCTTAAAGTGCGGAGAGTATCGTTGTCGTTCTGAGAAGGACATAGCTATGGTGTGCGCCCTGGCCTGCTTTATAGAACACGGACCCGGGGAGATCCTTCGGCTGAAACCCTCGGAGATTACTGCATTTGTGCCAAGCGATCTCCTGGCTCCCGGTGAGCGAGCTATTGAGAACTGGAGTCGCCTAATCGCCGTCACATATGAGAAAAGCTCTTACGTAAGGGAAGAACATGAGGACCTACTTTTGGAGGCTCAGAAGAGGGCCAAAGAGGATATCTGCCTGTTTGCCCACCTGACTTGGCCCATGAGGCATTCTCGActttttgaagtggttcgcAAGGAGGGACCAAAACTCCAGAGCGACGAACTGATGCTGGGCATCAATTCCACTGGTCTTTTCCTTATAGACGAAACCGAACAGGTGCTGGCCTCCTGTAGTTTCGGCGAGCTCCTAAAAGTTAATTTGGAAGGTAATGATGAGCTGCATGTGATGACCTTCCAACACGTCAACTTTGTACTGCAGTGCAGCACAGCTCAGGACGCCAACGAGGTGATAAAATACATGCTAGATAATCTCCGTCAGCGTTCGAGCTACGGAGTGGCTCTTGATCAGGTCGCAGAGGGAGATCAAGAGGATTTCTTGGCACTATCCCCCGGTGACCTCATCGAGTTCGAGGCAGGTGTAACAGGTGCACAGTTACTAAAAGGCAATCCCCAAGACTGCTACAGGGGCTGTGTCAATGGACATTGGGGTCAGTTTGCTGCTGGAAATGTTCGCATTTTAGCCACCCTCACAAAACCAAGCGAAAAACTGCAAGATATTTTAAAGGAGGGCAGATTTGAAGAACCACCGAAACCAACACCAAGAGCCAATCACTTGCGACGTCGTCAACACAATATCTCTCAGCTGGCTGAGACACAATTCAGGGAGCCATTAGA TTCCGATAAGGCTTCCCTCTCAAAGTTTTCGCCTGAGCCACTGAAGGCTCCTCTGCTTAAAGCTGTAGTTAAGGTGCCACCACTTTTCCAACAAGCTCTGGTTATTCATCATCACATTCTTAAA TACATGGGCGACATAGCAAGGAACAATCTGCCGGTTAACACGGACCTCATCTTCCAGCCCGCCCTGCAGCATCCGCTCCTGTGTGATGAGCTGTACTGCCAGCTGATGAAGCAGCTGACCGATAACCCTTCGATTGAAAGCGAAAAGCGGGGCTGGGATCTGCTTTACTTGGCCACCGGCTTGGTAGCTCCCAGTGTCCTGGTTATGAGGGAGCTGATCATCCTGCTGCGCATGCGTGCAGATGCCCTCGCAGATGCCTGCCTCAAGCGATTAAAGCGATCCCTGGCCCAGGGTCAACGGAAACAGGCTCCACATCTCATCGAGGTTGAGGGCATTCAGCAGCGCTGCCTGCACATCTACCACAAGATATATTTTCCCGATGATACAGTTGAAGCCTTCGAGATCGAatcacacacccggggagcaGAGCTCATAGCGGACATAGCCCATCGGTTGGAGCTCAAGTCGGCGGTGGGCTATAGTATTTTCTTAAAGACAGGCGACAGAGTTTATGCCATGCCAGAGGAGGATTTTGTATTTGATTTCATCACCCAACTAATCTACTGGCTAAGGCAGCAGAAGACCGTACGATCCATCTCCGATGGTCACTACCAGCTGCACTTCATGCGGAAGTTGTGGTTAAAAAATCTTCCAGGGAAGGACCCGAATGGAGATGTGATCTTCAGCTATCCCCAAGAACTGCACAAGTACTTGAAGGGCTACTATCCCATCGATTGCGAGCAGGCCTCGCTTCTCGCCGGTCTTTTGTACAGTGCGGATCATGACGTAAGCTTGCAGAGGTTGCCGGAAGTGCTGCCACGTTTAGTACCAGAGGACTTGATACCACTTCAAACTGTGGCTGAGTGGAGGCAACAAATCCTGCCAAAACTCCATCGCGACCATTTGACTGAGGATGATGCCAAGCTACTATTCCTTCAGGAACTTTCGCATTTCTCTTGTTTCGGCTCCACTTTCTTTGTGGTGAAGCAACAAAACGACGATACCCTTCCGGAAACGTTGCTAGTCGCCATCAACAGTTCGGGATTCCATCTGTTGGACCCGCAAACCAAAGAGACCCTTCGCAGCTACGAGTACTCCCAGTTAGGCATTTGGAGCTCAGGCAAAAACCACTTCCACATCCGGTTCGGTAATATGATCGGAGCCTCGAAGCTGCTGTGCAGTACAACCCAAGGTTACAAAATGGACGACTTGCTGGCCTCATACGTGAGGTATTTTAATGAAAATGTGTAA
- the Myo28B1 gene encoding myosin-VIIa isoform X4, which translates to MASKAIWLTILRFMGDMMDIPTSPSFHSYDNESLMSDLSSLLNSSGSYKPRLFVRQTQRRPVKFMGKEQKEAEEFYQHWLNIPSSHLDKLHFIIGHGILKENLRDEILAQICKQLYLNPRRSSYSRGWLLLSLCLSCFAPSSDFEPHLRSFMKQGTAQLQAAPSLQRLERTLLNGPRCQPPSLFEIQAIRGRQPLKLDIHLMDGHQRRLQVDAASTAREAVHQLCQGLGLTDTFGFGLVMSLNGKLMPLGAGQEHILDAISECEQRQLVVPWKLYLRKEMFATWYDPSVDPKATQLIYKQILNGLKCGEYRCRSEKDIAMVCALACFIEHGPGEILRLKPSEITAFVPSDLLAPGERAIENWSRLIAVTYEKSSYVREEHEDLLLEAQKRAKEDICLFAHLTWPMRHSRLFEVVRKEGPKLQSDELMLGINSTGLFLIDETEQVLASCSFGELLKVNLEGNDELHVMTFQHVNFVLQCSTAQDANEVIKYMLDNLRQRSSYGVALDQVAEGDQEDFLALSPGDLIEFEAGVTGAQLLKGNPQDCYRGCVNGHWGQFAAGNVRILATLTKPSEKLQDILKEGRFEEPPKPTPRANHLRRRQHNISQLAETQFREPLDSDKASLSKFSPEPLKAPLLKAVVKVPPLFQQALVIHHHILKYMGDIARNNLPVNTDLIFQPALQHPLLCDELYCQLMKQLTDNPSIESEKRGWDLLYLATGLVAPSVLVMRELIILLRMRADALADACLKRLKRSLAQGQRKQAPHLIEVEGIQQRCLHIYHKIYFPDDTVEAFEIESHTRGAELIADIAHRLELKSAVGYSIFLKTGDRVYAMPEEDFVFDFITQLIYWLRQQKTVRSISDGHYQLHFMRKLWLKNLPGKDPNGDVIFSYPQELHKYLKGYYPIDCEQASLLAGLLYSADHDVSLQRLPEVLPRLVPEDLIPLQTVAEWRQQILPKLHRDHLTEDDAKLLFLQELSHFSCFGSTFFVVKQQNDDTLPETLLVAINSSGFHLLDPQTKETLRSYEYSQLGIWSSGKNHFHIRFGNMIGASKLLCSTTQGYKMDDLLASYVRYFNENV; encoded by the exons ATGGCCTCTAAA GCCATTTGGTTGACTATCCTTCGCTTTATGGGCGATATGATGGATATCCCTACCTCGCCTTCTTTTCACTCGTACGATAATGAAAGTCTTATGAGTGACTTGTCAAGCCTCCTAAATTCCTCTGGCTCTTATAAACCCCGATTATTTGTGCGTCAAACACAAAGACGTCCCGTAAAATTTATGGGAAAAGAGCAGAAGGAAGCCGAGGAATTCTACCAGCACTGGCTCAACATTCCCAGTAGTCACCTTGACAAACTGCATTTTATTATAGGGCACGGCATACTTAAGGAAAACTTAAG AGATGAAATCCTTGCTCAAATCTGCAAGCAGCTATATCTTAACCCTAGGAGGAGTTCCTATTCCCGTGGATGGTTGCTACTTTCACTTTGCTTGAGCTGTTTTGCACCCAGCAGCGATTTTGAGCCACACTTGCGTAGTTTTATGAAGCAGGGAACTGCCCAACTGCAGGCCGCTCCTTCCCTGCAGCGTTTGGAGAGAACTTTGTTGAATGGACCCCGCTGTCAGCCTCCAAGCCTTTTTGAAATTCAAGCCATCCGTGGTCGTCAGCCCCTCAAGTTGGACATTCACCTGATGGATGGTCATCAGAGAAGGTTGCAGGTGGATGCGGCCAGCACAGCTCGAGAGGCAGTGCATCAACTGTGTCAGGGTTTGGGACTGACCGATACTTTTGGGTTTGGACTGGTGATGTCATTGAACGGGAAGCTAATGCCACTCGGAGCTGGACAGGAGCATATACTAGATGCCATTTCGGAGTGTGAGCAACGTCAGCTGGTTGTCCCTTGGAAGCTCTATCTCCGCAAGGAAATGTTTGCCACCTGGTATGATCCATCGGTGGATCCTAAGGCCACTCAGCTCATCTACAAGCAAATCCTGAATGGCTTAAAGTGCGGAGAGTATCGTTGTCGTTCTGAGAAGGACATAGCTATGGTGTGCGCCCTGGCCTGCTTTATAGAACACGGACCCGGGGAGATCCTTCGGCTGAAACCCTCGGAGATTACTGCATTTGTGCCAAGCGATCTCCTGGCTCCCGGTGAGCGAGCTATTGAGAACTGGAGTCGCCTAATCGCCGTCACATATGAGAAAAGCTCTTACGTAAGGGAAGAACATGAGGACCTACTTTTGGAGGCTCAGAAGAGGGCCAAAGAGGATATCTGCCTGTTTGCCCACCTGACTTGGCCCATGAGGCATTCTCGActttttgaagtggttcgcAAGGAGGGACCAAAACTCCAGAGCGACGAACTGATGCTGGGCATCAATTCCACTGGTCTTTTCCTTATAGACGAAACCGAACAGGTGCTGGCCTCCTGTAGTTTCGGCGAGCTCCTAAAAGTTAATTTGGAAGGTAATGATGAGCTGCATGTGATGACCTTCCAACACGTCAACTTTGTACTGCAGTGCAGCACAGCTCAGGACGCCAACGAGGTGATAAAATACATGCTAGATAATCTCCGTCAGCGTTCGAGCTACGGAGTGGCTCTTGATCAGGTCGCAGAGGGAGATCAAGAGGATTTCTTGGCACTATCCCCCGGTGACCTCATCGAGTTCGAGGCAGGTGTAACAGGTGCACAGTTACTAAAAGGCAATCCCCAAGACTGCTACAGGGGCTGTGTCAATGGACATTGGGGTCAGTTTGCTGCTGGAAATGTTCGCATTTTAGCCACCCTCACAAAACCAAGCGAAAAACTGCAAGATATTTTAAAGGAGGGCAGATTTGAAGAACCACCGAAACCAACACCAAGAGCCAATCACTTGCGACGTCGTCAACACAATATCTCTCAGCTGGCTGAGACACAATTCAGGGAGCCATTAGA TTCCGATAAGGCTTCCCTCTCAAAGTTTTCGCCTGAGCCACTGAAGGCTCCTCTGCTTAAAGCTGTAGTTAAGGTGCCACCACTTTTCCAACAAGCTCTGGTTATTCATCATCACATTCTTAAA TACATGGGCGACATAGCAAGGAACAATCTGCCGGTTAACACGGACCTCATCTTCCAGCCCGCCCTGCAGCATCCGCTCCTGTGTGATGAGCTGTACTGCCAGCTGATGAAGCAGCTGACCGATAACCCTTCGATTGAAAGCGAAAAGCGGGGCTGGGATCTGCTTTACTTGGCCACCGGCTTGGTAGCTCCCAGTGTCCTGGTTATGAGGGAGCTGATCATCCTGCTGCGCATGCGTGCAGATGCCCTCGCAGATGCCTGCCTCAAGCGATTAAAGCGATCCCTGGCCCAGGGTCAACGGAAACAGGCTCCACATCTCATCGAGGTTGAGGGCATTCAGCAGCGCTGCCTGCACATCTACCACAAGATATATTTTCCCGATGATACAGTTGAAGCCTTCGAGATCGAatcacacacccggggagcaGAGCTCATAGCGGACATAGCCCATCGGTTGGAGCTCAAGTCGGCGGTGGGCTATAGTATTTTCTTAAAGACAGGCGACAGAGTTTATGCCATGCCAGAGGAGGATTTTGTATTTGATTTCATCACCCAACTAATCTACTGGCTAAGGCAGCAGAAGACCGTACGATCCATCTCCGATGGTCACTACCAGCTGCACTTCATGCGGAAGTTGTGGTTAAAAAATCTTCCAGGGAAGGACCCGAATGGAGATGTGATCTTCAGCTATCCCCAAGAACTGCACAAGTACTTGAAGGGCTACTATCCCATCGATTGCGAGCAGGCCTCGCTTCTCGCCGGTCTTTTGTACAGTGCGGATCATGACGTAAGCTTGCAGAGGTTGCCGGAAGTGCTGCCACGTTTAGTACCAGAGGACTTGATACCACTTCAAACTGTGGCTGAGTGGAGGCAACAAATCCTGCCAAAACTCCATCGCGACCATTTGACTGAGGATGATGCCAAGCTACTATTCCTTCAGGAACTTTCGCATTTCTCTTGTTTCGGCTCCACTTTCTTTGTGGTGAAGCAACAAAACGACGATACCCTTCCGGAAACGTTGCTAGTCGCCATCAACAGTTCGGGATTCCATCTGTTGGACCCGCAAACCAAAGAGACCCTTCGCAGCTACGAGTACTCCCAGTTAGGCATTTGGAGCTCAGGCAAAAACCACTTCCACATCCGGTTCGGTAATATGATCGGAGCCTCGAAGCTGCTGTGCAGTACAACCCAAGGTTACAAAATGGACGACTTGCTGGCCTCATACGTGAGGTATTTTAATGAAAATGTGTAA